From Proteiniborus sp. MB09-C3, the proteins below share one genomic window:
- the tsaD gene encoding tRNA (adenosine(37)-N6)-threonylcarbamoyltransferase complex transferase subunit TsaD — MKKDIITLAIETSCDETAAAVLKNGRHVLSNIISSQIEIHKKFGGVVPEVASRKHIENINLIIQNALDDAGIALDNVDNIGVTYGPGLVGALLVGISAAKALAFGKDIPLVPVNHIEGHIYANFIEYPELEPPFVCLVVSGGHTHLVYMKDYGDYELLGRTRDDAAGEAFDKIARALGLGYPGGPLIDKLAVIGNKNAVDFPRAYLEEGSYDFSFSGLKSAVLNYLNSSKQKGEDISIEDVAASFQQSVIEVLTEKAIRAAKQMNSNTIVVAGGVAANQGLRDMLTERGKKEGLDIRFPSRILCTDNAAMIGCSAYYNFINGNMAGLDLNAEPNLKLEDRIKQSL; from the coding sequence ATAAAAAAAGATATAATTACACTTGCAATTGAAACCTCATGTGATGAAACAGCAGCGGCGGTTTTAAAAAATGGCAGACATGTATTATCAAATATAATATCTTCACAAATAGAAATACATAAAAAATTTGGTGGAGTAGTACCAGAGGTAGCTTCAAGAAAGCATATAGAAAATATAAATTTGATTATACAAAATGCATTAGATGATGCAGGAATAGCTCTTGACAATGTAGATAATATAGGAGTGACCTATGGACCAGGTCTTGTAGGAGCTCTTCTGGTAGGCATATCCGCTGCAAAAGCACTTGCATTTGGCAAAGATATACCCCTAGTTCCAGTAAATCATATAGAGGGTCATATATATGCTAACTTCATAGAATATCCTGAACTAGAGCCTCCTTTTGTATGTCTTGTGGTATCTGGAGGACATACTCATTTAGTGTATATGAAGGATTATGGAGATTATGAGCTCCTTGGAAGAACCAGAGATGATGCCGCAGGAGAAGCATTTGACAAAATCGCTAGAGCGTTGGGATTAGGATACCCTGGAGGACCGCTCATAGACAAGCTTGCTGTCATAGGTAATAAAAATGCAGTGGATTTTCCTAGGGCATATCTTGAGGAAGGTAGCTATGATTTTAGCTTTAGCGGCCTAAAATCAGCAGTACTCAATTACCTAAACAGCTCAAAGCAAAAAGGAGAGGATATATCAATAGAAGATGTGGCTGCTAGTTTTCAACAATCTGTAATAGAAGTGCTGACTGAAAAAGCAATAAGAGCTGCTAAGCAAATGAACTCAAATACAATAGTAGTGGCAGGCGGAGTAGCTGCAAATCAAGGCTTAAGAGATATGTTAACTGAAAGAGGGAAAAAGGAAGGATTAGATATTAGATTTCCTTCCAGAATTTTATGTACAGATAATGCTGCTATGATAGGCTGTTCAGCTTACTATAATTTTATTAATGGAAATATGGCAGGTCTTGATTTAAATGCAGAGCCTAATTTAAAGCTTGAGGATAGGATAAAACAGAGCTTATAA
- a CDS encoding Yip1 family protein: MAENINQNQNEVNEVKPFSWWERLKYIFIRPSKVFENLKDYPKVLFPMLVILLGILATYLPRIGTMKEAIIQQFAMSGMEAPEGLITAQVYTGIIFAVILIVIVWLVKSALINAFSGFVNGTGTFKQAFSVIAHSYFPVLLGSIIIAIISFITKQNNILTSLAVFLPDSQAGTFLHTLLASLDVFVIWYQILAIIGISKVYSISKKSSAILVLGTWIVFILISSGLGVLGMKAAGQI, translated from the coding sequence ATGGCTGAAAATATTAATCAAAATCAAAATGAAGTAAATGAAGTAAAACCTTTTAGTTGGTGGGAAAGATTAAAGTATATTTTTATTCGCCCAAGTAAGGTTTTTGAAAATCTAAAAGATTATCCAAAGGTTTTATTCCCAATGCTTGTAATACTACTAGGAATTTTAGCTACTTATTTGCCTAGAATAGGCACGATGAAGGAGGCAATAATTCAGCAATTTGCAATGTCAGGAATGGAAGCTCCTGAAGGGTTAATAACTGCGCAAGTTTACACTGGAATAATATTTGCAGTAATTTTGATAGTTATTGTATGGCTGGTTAAAAGTGCATTAATCAATGCATTTTCTGGCTTTGTAAATGGAACAGGTACATTCAAACAAGCATTTTCTGTAATTGCACATTCATATTTCCCAGTTCTTTTAGGCAGTATAATAATTGCTATAATATCATTTATTACAAAGCAAAATAATATACTTACATCTTTAGCTGTATTTTTGCCCGATTCACAAGCTGGTACATTTTTACATACCCTATTAGCAAGTCTAGATGTGTTTGTAATATGGTATCAAATACTTGCAATTATAGGCATATCTAAGGTATATTCAATAAGCAAGAAAAGCTCTGCTATACTAGTTTTGGGCACCTGGATTGTATTTATATTGATTTCTTCAGGACTAGGCGTGCTAGGAATGAAGGCGGCTGGACAGATTTAA
- a CDS encoding acyl-CoA dehydrogenase, producing MNFSLTNEQEAIRKVMREFAEKEIKPIAAEIDETERFPRESVEKMARYNMLSIPIPEQYGGAGGDEVAYAIAIEELSKVCGTTGVICSAHTSLGCWPILKFGTEEQKQKYLVPLAKGEYLGAFGLTEPNAGTDAAGQQTVAVLDGDDYVLNGTKIFITNGGQADVYIIFAMTDKSKGTRGITAFIVEKDFPGFKIGKRENKMGIRASSTTELIFENCRVPKENLLGEIGKGFKIAMATLDGGRIGIAAQALGIAQGALDESIKFVKERQQFGRSIGQFQGIQWMIADMVARIEAARFMVYNAAWRKSAGLDYGNAAAMAKLFAAETAMEVTTKAVQLHGGYGYTRDYPVERMMRDAKITEIYEGTSQVQKMVISANALR from the coding sequence ATGAATTTTAGCCTTACAAATGAACAGGAAGCCATAAGAAAAGTCATGAGGGAGTTTGCTGAAAAAGAGATAAAGCCAATAGCAGCAGAAATTGACGAGACAGAAAGATTCCCCAGAGAAAGCGTAGAAAAAATGGCAAGGTATAATATGTTAAGCATACCTATACCAGAGCAATATGGCGGTGCAGGTGGAGATGAGGTAGCTTATGCAATAGCTATAGAAGAGCTTTCAAAAGTGTGTGGAACTACTGGGGTAATATGCTCTGCACATACATCTCTTGGTTGTTGGCCTATATTGAAATTTGGAACAGAGGAGCAAAAGCAAAAATATTTGGTACCCTTAGCTAAAGGAGAGTACCTAGGAGCATTTGGTCTTACAGAACCCAATGCAGGTACTGATGCAGCGGGGCAGCAGACTGTTGCAGTTCTTGATGGTGACGATTATGTATTAAATGGAACAAAAATATTTATAACTAATGGTGGACAGGCAGATGTATACATAATTTTTGCCATGACTGATAAGTCTAAGGGGACAAGGGGTATAACTGCTTTCATTGTGGAAAAGGATTTCCCGGGCTTTAAGATTGGTAAAAGGGAAAACAAAATGGGTATTAGAGCCTCTTCTACTACTGAGCTTATATTTGAAAACTGTAGAGTACCAAAAGAAAACTTACTTGGAGAAATTGGCAAAGGCTTTAAGATAGCTATGGCTACTCTTGATGGCGGCAGAATTGGTATAGCTGCTCAAGCTCTAGGAATAGCTCAAGGAGCTCTAGATGAGTCTATAAAATTTGTCAAAGAAAGACAGCAGTTTGGAAGGTCTATAGGTCAGTTCCAAGGAATTCAATGGATGATAGCTGATATGGTTGCAAGAATAGAGGCTGCAAGATTCATGGTATATAATGCTGCTTGGAGAAAGTCAGCTGGCTTAGATTATGGTAATGCAGCAGCTATGGCTAAACTATTTGCAGCTGAGACAGCAATGGAAGTGACTACTAAGGCAGTGCAGCTACATGGTGGATATGGATATACTAGAGATTATCCTGTTGAAAGAATGATGAGAGATGCGAAAATAACTGAAATATATGAAGGAACTTCACAGGTTCAAAAGATGGTAATATCAGCAAATGCTTTGAGATAG
- the abc-f gene encoding ribosomal protection-like ABC-F family protein: MIVLSCSNISKSYVIDTILDKITFSLNDNEKVGLVGLNGAGKSTLFNILCGRISMDSGEIYVSKDCKIGYLEQNTQIESDKSIFDEVMDVFTPLIGMEEKLRELEHSISAEGQKQESKLLDSLMDEYAHLMEEFQNKNGYGFKSEIKGTLKGLGFSEEQLYMPVTHLSGGQKARVMLAKLLLSKPDILLLDEPTNHLDIQAIDWLERYIKEYKGAAIIISHDRYFLDNTVSKIFYLESSLLKIYGGNYTSFMKKRKDELELLEKKYEEQQKEISRQEEIIRRFMSYGGQRYIRQAQSRQKMLDKMKRIDSPANESKKTKIRFEPKVKSGNDVMSVENLNKSFDERILFSDVSFKIYRGEKVGLIGPNGVGKTTLFKMVMGTVPITDGTINLGHHVNIGYFDQEQSNLNEEKTIVDEIWDENPSLDHYQIRSLLAQFLFFGDDIFKEISELSGGEKSRVALIKLMMSKSNLLLMDEPTNHLDIDSKEVLEDALQNYDGTLLVISHDRYFLNKVTNKILDLSNTGITEYLGNYSYYLEKKNAPIYDSDDDIAQKTKTQLKAEKKKEKDKKLLERKQKELIKDLEKNISNYENKIHELENEMYDPNIYSNHEKSQQIHQEILKLKDELELLYDEWVILTEEVSEE; encoded by the coding sequence GTGATAGTTTTATCATGTAGCAATATATCTAAAAGCTATGTAATAGATACAATACTAGATAAAATCACTTTTTCACTAAATGATAATGAAAAAGTTGGTCTTGTTGGTCTAAACGGAGCTGGCAAATCAACATTATTTAATATTTTGTGTGGAAGAATTTCTATGGATTCTGGAGAAATATATGTATCAAAGGATTGTAAAATAGGCTATCTTGAGCAAAACACACAAATAGAAAGCGATAAGTCTATTTTTGATGAAGTTATGGATGTATTCACACCTTTAATAGGCATGGAGGAAAAACTGAGAGAGCTTGAGCATAGTATCAGTGCAGAAGGTCAAAAGCAAGAATCAAAACTGCTGGACTCCTTAATGGATGAATATGCTCATCTCATGGAAGAATTTCAAAATAAAAATGGATATGGCTTTAAAAGCGAAATTAAAGGAACTCTAAAAGGACTAGGTTTTAGTGAAGAACAGCTCTATATGCCTGTAACTCATTTGAGTGGCGGACAAAAAGCAAGAGTTATGCTTGCAAAGCTACTCTTAAGCAAGCCTGATATTCTACTTTTAGACGAGCCTACTAACCACCTTGATATACAAGCCATAGACTGGCTAGAAAGATATATTAAGGAATACAAGGGTGCAGCAATAATAATATCTCATGATAGATATTTTCTTGATAATACTGTGTCCAAAATATTTTATCTAGAAAGCTCTCTATTAAAAATATATGGTGGAAATTACACTAGCTTTATGAAAAAGAGAAAAGATGAGTTAGAGCTTTTAGAGAAAAAATATGAAGAACAGCAAAAAGAAATTTCAAGACAGGAGGAAATCATTAGAAGATTTATGTCCTACGGAGGACAAAGATATATAAGACAAGCCCAAAGCAGACAAAAAATGCTAGATAAGATGAAAAGGATAGATTCTCCTGCTAATGAAAGTAAAAAAACTAAAATTAGATTTGAGCCAAAGGTAAAGAGTGGAAATGATGTAATGTCTGTAGAAAACCTAAATAAATCCTTTGATGAACGCATTCTGTTTAGTGATGTAAGCTTCAAAATATATAGAGGAGAAAAGGTTGGGCTTATAGGACCTAATGGTGTAGGAAAAACAACCCTTTTCAAGATGGTCATGGGAACAGTACCTATAACTGATGGAACCATAAATTTAGGTCACCATGTCAATATAGGGTATTTTGATCAGGAACAATCTAATCTTAATGAAGAAAAAACTATTGTAGATGAGATTTGGGATGAAAATCCATCACTAGACCACTACCAGATTAGATCTCTTCTTGCACAGTTTTTATTCTTTGGTGATGATATATTTAAGGAAATATCTGAATTAAGTGGTGGAGAAAAGAGCAGGGTGGCACTGATAAAGCTTATGATGTCAAAGTCCAATTTACTTCTAATGGATGAACCTACAAATCATCTTGATATAGATTCTAAAGAAGTACTTGAAGATGCTCTGCAAAACTATGATGGAACTCTCTTGGTTATATCCCATGATAGATATTTCTTAAATAAGGTTACAAATAAAATACTAGACTTATCTAATACTGGTATCACTGAATATTTGGGTAATTACTCGTATTATCTAGAAAAAAAGAATGCTCCTATATACGATAGCGATGATGATATTGCTCAAAAAACTAAGACTCAGCTAAAGGCTGAAAAGAAAAAAGAAAAGGACAAAAAACTGCTTGAGAGAAAGCAAAAAGAATTGATAAAAGATTTAGAGAAAAATATCTCTAACTATGAAAATAAAATTCATGAGTTGGAAAATGAAATGTATGATCCAAATATATATTCGAACCATGAAAAAAGTCAGCAAATTCATCAAGAAATATTAAAGCTTAAAGATGAACTGGAGTTACTCTATGATGAATGGGTTATACTGACAGAGGAAGTGTCAGAGGAATAA
- a CDS encoding redox-sensing transcriptional repressor Rex codes for MEKENRVSMAVIRRLPKYYRYLGELLDKDINRISSQELSNITGFTASQIRQDLNNFGGFGQQGYGYNVEELYKQLGKILGLERTYKAVLVGAGNLGQAIANYRGFEDAGFKLLALFDKNPKVIGLKIRDIEIHDVDLLEKFIADNGVEIGIITTPKEHAQGVADKFIKSNIKGIWNFAPTDLKVPEDVVVENVHLNESLFILSYMFKEVNKE; via the coding sequence ATGGAAAAAGAAAATCGAGTTTCTATGGCAGTCATAAGACGACTACCTAAATACTACAGATACTTAGGTGAACTATTAGATAAAGATATCAATAGAATATCATCCCAAGAACTAAGTAATATTACTGGGTTTACAGCTTCCCAAATAAGACAGGATTTAAATAATTTTGGAGGATTCGGACAGCAAGGCTATGGCTATAATGTTGAAGAGCTATATAAACAGCTTGGTAAAATTTTAGGCTTGGAGAGAACTTATAAAGCTGTTTTAGTAGGTGCAGGCAATCTTGGGCAGGCAATAGCAAATTATAGAGGGTTTGAAGATGCTGGATTTAAGCTTTTAGCTCTATTTGATAAGAATCCTAAGGTAATAGGTTTAAAAATTAGAGATATTGAGATACATGATGTTGATTTACTTGAAAAATTTATTGCAGATAATGGAGTTGAAATAGGAATTATAACTACTCCAAAGGAACATGCACAGGGAGTAGCAGATAAATTTATTAAAAGTAATATAAAAGGCATATGGAACTTTGCTCCTACTGATCTAAAGGTTCCTGAGGATGTTGTAGTTGAAAATGTTCATTTAAATGAGAGCTTATTTATATTGTCATATATGTTTAAAGAAGTGAATAAAGAATAA
- a CDS encoding ABC transporter permease, giving the protein MNFLESLGSALSSLWANKMRTFLTMLGIIIGISSVIAIVSLGQGSQAQIGNEFEKIGANLVAIYTNWEKDLNRNDYFDDEDLNTIKRVFGDKITGVSVMLGMNGTAVKGRNNAPVDMYGVSEDYIKMTSIDIVDGRFLTETDIKGNRKVAIIDEKLADKVFKRKDVLGENLIIDTGSSKLSLTIIGIYKTPGGTLENLAQQFSGDRTTLYVPYSMVKSVGGYGDKYYQFQVNILDSKKIDEVSKEMISVLERKHKSVGKDYYLYQSAQQQMDMMNNVLNMLSSVVGAIAAISLLVGGIGVMNIMLVSVTERTREIGIRKAIGATRKDILVQFLVEAMIVSGTGGLIGTVLGLTIQSIIAMSIGIPPSASIGTILIAVLFSAAVGIFFGMYPANKAAKLDPIEALRYE; this is encoded by the coding sequence ATGAATTTTTTAGAGAGCTTAGGCTCTGCGCTATCAAGTCTTTGGGCAAATAAAATGCGTACTTTCTTGACTATGCTTGGAATAATCATAGGAATATCCTCTGTTATAGCGATAGTATCCTTAGGTCAAGGAAGCCAGGCTCAGATAGGGAATGAATTTGAAAAGATAGGGGCTAATTTAGTAGCCATCTATACAAACTGGGAGAAGGATCTAAATAGAAACGACTATTTTGATGATGAGGACTTAAATACAATCAAGAGGGTATTTGGCGATAAGATAACAGGAGTTTCTGTTATGCTTGGTATGAATGGTACAGCTGTTAAGGGCAGAAATAATGCTCCTGTAGACATGTATGGTGTGAGTGAGGATTATATTAAGATGACATCTATAGATATTGTAGATGGAAGATTTCTTACAGAAACTGATATTAAAGGTAACAGGAAAGTTGCCATAATAGACGAAAAGCTTGCAGATAAAGTATTCAAGAGAAAAGATGTATTGGGAGAAAATCTTATAATAGATACAGGTTCTTCAAAACTTTCTCTAACTATTATAGGTATTTATAAGACGCCGGGAGGTACTCTTGAAAATCTGGCTCAACAATTTTCAGGAGATAGAACTACACTTTATGTTCCTTATAGTATGGTGAAGAGTGTAGGAGGGTATGGAGACAAGTATTATCAGTTCCAGGTTAATATTTTAGACAGCAAAAAAATTGATGAAGTAAGTAAGGAAATGATTAGTGTATTAGAAAGAAAACATAAAAGTGTTGGTAAAGACTACTATCTTTATCAAAGTGCACAGCAGCAGATGGATATGATGAATAATGTGCTCAACATGCTTTCTAGTGTTGTTGGAGCTATAGCAGCTATTTCACTTTTAGTTGGTGGAATAGGAGTTATGAACATAATGCTTGTGTCAGTAACAGAAAGGACTAGAGAAATAGGCATAAGAAAAGCTATTGGAGCTACTAGGAAGGATATATTAGTTCAATTTCTGGTAGAAGCTATGATTGTATCAGGAACTGGCGGATTAATTGGAACTGTTTTAGGGCTTACAATACAGAGTATAATAGCTATGTCTATTGGAATACCTCCTTCTGCCTCCATAGGCACTATCCTAATAGCTGTACTATTTTCAGCAGCAGTAGGTATATTCTTTGGAATGTATCCTGCAAACAAGGCTGCAAAGCTTGATCCAATAGAAGCTTTAAGATATGAGTAA